The Bdellovibrio sp. NC01 genome includes the window AACTGCGCCTGAACCCGCAGTTGCGGCTGTGCTTCCGCCAGGCAAAGAACCCGCGCCGCCGCCGCCACCTCCGTAGCTGCCAGCAGTACCACCATTTTTACCTTCATAGCCACCACCACCGCCGCCACCAGATCCTAGAGTAGGGGACGTGGAAATATCTGATGCTATCGCAGGAGTTGAAGGAGGAGTACCCAAAGCTTGAGAACCCGTGGCTCCAACGCCACCGAATCCGCCGCCGCCGTTACCACCATTGCCACCTTTAGCGCCATTTGCAGGGGCGACTGCAGAGACTCCGGCGCCTTTAGGTCCCGCAGCACCACCACCGCCTCCGCCACCACCAGAGCCTGATGCCGTGACACCGATTGAACCGTTACCACCAGAGTACACAAGAACATTGCCCGATGAAGTTGCCGGAGTAGGAGTCCCACCAACACCCACCGTGCCGACACTACTTGCTGAAGTGCCACCGCCGCCACCACCACCAGCGATGTAAGTTGTGCCGCCAATAGTAATGGAAGTCGCTCCTCCTGCGGTTCCCGCAATACCTGTATCTTTTGAAGAAGCTCCAGCGCCACCAGCGCCGACTGTGTAAGAAAGAACTTGATTCGCAGTTAATGTCGCGTTGGTGATTTTCACCATCGCGCCGCCACCACCGCCACTGCCACCGTATTTACCAAAATTGGTGTCAGTTGTTGAACCCCCACCACCGGCGCCGATAAGTAAAATCCAATTTTTAGAATTATTCGCGGCGGTCCACGTATTCGGAACTGTAAATGTGCCAGAGCCCGCGGTGTTATAATAAGTCTGCACCGTTGTGCACACGGCAGCGCTTTGATTATTGCTCATCATAGCAAACGGGATTAGTTGAGCATGGGAAGCTGTTGATGCGAGAAGAGTGAAAGAAAATACTCCAAGACATAAACGTTTGCGAAGGGATGAGTTTTTAAAAATCACGCACCCTCCGAGTTAGTAGCCGTCAATTGATGCAAGGTAAACGTAGTTGCCCATCACAATGAAAGTGAACAGGGCGTGTTTGCCTGCCGTCTGTACAAGACTGACGGATCCAGTTTTTAAAGTAAGGGCTGTCGATCCTGCATCACTGAATGTGCTGAAGGCGCAAGTGCCACCATTGGTACCTTGAACGGCGAGTGTGTAAGTCGCACCACTTTTCATGTTGTTCAGGGTGATCGAACCGCAATCAGTTGTTGTGTACTGCAAGTTCCCAGTCGAAAAATCGATAACTGTGCCTGAACCGTTGGATACCGCAGTGGATTTGATTGTTCCATTGACGTCGAGTGTGGCTGTAGCAGTGCCTAACCCGATGCCAACCATGCCCCCGGTCGGATTCAGCATGATCGAGCCGTGACCGCTATTGTTTAAACCACCGTAGATCGAAACAGTTCCAGGATTGCCCGAGCCAGTGCCGCCATTGTTACTTTGGCCGGCCATTAAGGTGATGCTGCCACCATTTCCGTTATTTACGCCATAGCCCGCCGTAAGGGAAATATCTCCACCATTGTATGTTGTCGTGGTTTGTGAGTTCGCATTTCCCGACATTAGTGAGATGGGACTGCCTGAGCCTTCATAGGAAGAGCCAGCGTTCAAACTGATGCTGCCAGCTGAACCCGTGGAAGCAATAGTGGAGAAGACCATGTTTTTACCAGTCGGACCAGTGAAGCCGTTCCCAGAGACGTAACTTGGATACCAAGTCGAACCTCTCCAAGTGAATTTGTAGTAACTGCCATTGCGAGGGATGTTGTAAGTCGCTAATCCTGCATCGAATAATATGCCGTCAGGAGTGTTCGCCGTAAGAGCTCTAGTGCTAGAGTTGTCTGCTACAATGACCCACCAACCC containing:
- a CDS encoding glycine-rich domain-containing protein, whose translation is MMSNNQSAAVCTTVQTYYNTAGSGTFTVPNTWTAANNSKNWILLIGAGGGGSTTDTNFGKYGGSGGGGGAMVKITNATLTANQVLSYTVGAGGAGASSKDTGIAGTAGGATSITIGGTTYIAGGGGGGGTSASSVGTVGVGGTPTPATSSGNVLVYSGGNGSIGVTASGSGGGGGGGGAAGPKGAGVSAVAPANGAKGGNGGNGGGGFGGVGATGSQALGTPPSTPAIASDISTSPTLGSGGGGGGGYEGKNGGTAGSYGGGGGGAGSLPGGSTAATAGSGAVGLVVICY